Part of the Sulfobacillus acidophilus DSM 10332 genome, CGTCGGCGATGATTCCACGCGGCTCGATCGGGATACCGTCCGGTAAAAGCGTGAGGCTTCCTCCGCGGGCCAATTGGATGAGGACCCATACGAGCATATGCGGCACTTCATACACCCGGGACACGAGCGTCCAATGACGCGATTCGGCCAATAACGGGATCCGGTCTGTGAGGGCCAAGCCTTCGACTAAAAGGCCCATCCCCGTAAAGTGGTATGGTTCCGGCCGATCACCGAGGACGATGAATCCGACGGCGCCGGCCGGCATGCTAATGGGATCCAATAGCCCGTGCGCGCGTTCCGTCGCGATCCGCCAGGTCGTCCAATTGAGGGCGGATATGCCTTCACCCACGGGATAATCCCCCAGATACAGCGTGGTTTCGGTTTGCCGGAGATAGCGCAGAAATTGTTCGGGCGATTCCGGTTCGGGCAACAAAACGACTGTCCCTCCGACGCGCGCAATGCCAAGCGCCGCCACTACCATGTCGCCGGTAACCGGGCCACTAAGGGCTATCCGGCTCCCCGGGCCCCAGTGATTGTCCCAGAGCCAGCGGGCGCACCGACCGGCCTCTTGATATAATTGGTCATAAGTCCAAGACCGCTGCGTACCACGGTAAAACTCACGGAGAGCGGTTTGAGTTTTTAATTGGGATCCGTGCCGATCGAGGCAATTGCTGCTGAGATTCGCATATCCACCACTAAACCATTCTCCTCGCCGGAACACCGTGCGCCAAGGGACATCCCACAGTACGGCGTGACTCATCTCTTCCCATATCCGGGTCGGTTCCGTCATGACCGGGCCTCCTTTGCTTTCCATACCTTCGCACATCGACCGTTATCCGTACCCATAGGTATGACAAGCCCACGCAAAACATATCTGCGGCCGCATACTTTTTCGGGGCCGGGAACAATTTACTAAAACTGACGCCGGTGGTTTACGTAAGTGCTATTATTAACATGACGACAATCATTAGGTACATGTACTTTTGCTCGGGAGGCGAGTGATACGCGAGCAGACGATCCGGCTCGGGCGGCGTTACGGGCTTTTGTGCAAGTGATCAGTTTATCGGAGCCTGCACTGTTTGAGCTGTGGCAATCCCATCAGTTAAGCCTCACCCAATTTCGGTGTCTTCGGATTTTGCAACGGGATGATTATTTGGCGGGGGATTTGGCTAAACGTTTGGGCATTCAATCGACGTCGCTCACCCGATTGTTGGAACGGCTGGAGGCCCGCCAGCTGGTCGAACGGGTATTGGATCATCATGACCGGCGCCGCATTTGGGTGCGACTGACCGATGAGGGTCGGCGCGTGGTGTCCGATTTGGACCAGTGGCTGGAAAGCCCGATTTTTCAAGCCATTCAAGAACTATCGGAGGATGAACGTGAGCGGTTGGCTACAGCGCTGAATTTATTGGCTGACCGGATCCGCACCGTGACCGAACGGGCCGCTTTCGCCTCCGAACGGCCTTAGCTTAATCAAGGAGGAGACTCTATGGCACAGCGACAGGAGGCGATGACGCCTCCCCGGCTTGGACCCGGATATAAATGGATTGCCTTATCGAATACTACGTTGGGCATCTTAATGGCGTCCATTAACGGCACGATCCTCATCATTTCCCTACCGGCCATTTTTCGGGGAATTCATGTCAATCCCTTGTCGAACGGGCAAACCAGTCTGTTATTGTGGATTTTGATGGGGTTTAACGTGGCCACGACCATTTTATTGGTATCCTTTGGACGCATTTCCGATACCTATGGACGTGTACGCCTTTATAATCTCGGATTTTTAATTTTTACCGTCGGCTCGATTTTGTTGTTCTTAACACCGGGCCGCGGATTAGCCGGCGAGTGGGAACTGATTATTTTTCGGTTTGTGCAGGGCATCGGCGGCGCGTTCTTGTTTTCCAACAGTGCGGCCATCTTAACGGATGCCTTTCCGGCAAATGAACGGGGATTTGCTTTAGGTCTAAATCAGATCGCCGGTATTGCCGGAGGGGTTATCGGGCTAGTGGTCGGCGGGCTGTTGTCGTCGATCGATTGGCGTGCGGTATTTTTGGTGAACGTGCCGTTTGGTCTGGCGGGGACCATTTGGGCCTACGTCGCGCTTAAGGAAACGGCAACCGTACGGGATAGCAAACAAATCGACTGGTGGGGCAACATCACGTTTGCCGGCGGGCTTTTAGGGGTGATGCTGGGGTTAACCTATAGCATTAGTCCCTATCATGGACACACCATGGGATGGCAGAATCCGTTTGTCATGGTGAGTCTCATCGGGGGCCTTGTATTACTTATCGCGTTCGTGATTATCGAAGCCTATGTGCCGGAACCGATGTTCCATTTGACGCTGTTTAAGACACGGGCGTTTGCCATCGGCAATTTTACCATGCTGTTAGGGGCGATTGCCCGAGGCG contains:
- a CDS encoding AMP-dependent synthetase and ligase (PFAM: Domain of unknown function (DUF3448); AMP-binding enzyme~InterPro IPR000873~KEGG: ttj:TTHA1249 acetyl-coenzyme A synthetase~PFAM: AMP-dependent synthetase/ligase~SPTR: Transcriptional regulator, TrmB), with product MTEPTRIWEEMSHAVLWDVPWRTVFRRGEWFSGGYANLSSNCLDRHGSQLKTQTALREFYRGTQRSWTYDQLYQEAGRCARWLWDNHWGPGSRIALSGPVTGDMVVAALGIARVGGTVVLLPEPESPEQFLRYLRQTETTLYLGDYPVGEGISALNWTTWRIATERAHGLLDPISMPAGAVGFIVLGDRPEPYHFTGMGLLVEGLALTDRIPLLAESRHWTLVSRVYEVPHMLVWVLIQLARGGSLTLLPDGIPIEPRGIIADGPWMIPASIYEDTPGDWLERSPSGRIIIGPLAPHLTTVEDAGTVSLWGPGQEGLPRWIKAEEPLLDDPGPGADLTAVSAEMSTVPPTVFSLSNPLTPVLAVPTRSERGNRLWMKSSREIADDAYQQLLAPFEQEGWIPIRVTQWPITREGHIDTRVLQQLADGDPLIDISRLRNVGVIPALVQSLALAPSVPN
- a CDS encoding regulatory protein MarR (PFAM: MarR family~InterPro IPR000835~KEGG: mmi:MMAR_0125 MarR family transcriptional regulator~PFAM: HTH transcriptional regulator, MarR~SMART: HTH transcriptional regulator, MarR~SPTR: Transcriptional regulatory protein (MarR family)); translated protein: MQVISLSEPALFELWQSHQLSLTQFRCLRILQRDDYLAGDLAKRLGIQSTSLTRLLERLEARQLVERVLDHHDRRRIWVRLTDEGRRVVSDLDQWLESPIFQAIQELSEDERERLATALNLLADRIRTVTERAAFASERP